CACCTCGCGGTGGATATCCGAAAAAAAAAGCCGGGCCCATTCGTAAAAATGGCGCCCCGTGAGGGGCGCCGATAAGGGCAGGCAAGCGGCCGCATAGCCTAGAAGCGCTTCCAGATCTTGCCTTCCTGGGCCGCCTCGGTGCGGGCATCGAGGATGTCCCAGTTCAGATTCTCCACCACCGCGTCGATGTAGGCCCCGCGGCCGCCGGCACCGTGGTCCACCATCCAGGCGTGCTCGAAGCAGTCCATGATGGCGAGCGGCGCGAAGCCGGCGATGTGGCCATCCTCATGGTGCTGGATGAAGTGGTTGTTGATCTGGCCGGTGGCGGGGTCGTAGTAGGCGATGGCCCAGCCGATGCCCCGGGACTTGCCGCAGGTCTTGAAGTCCTCGACCCAGGCGTCGAAGGAACCGAACTGCTCAGCCACGGCCTTGCTGAAGGCGCCGCCGTCGTTGCGGCTCACCCCGGCCTTCAGGTTGCCGAAGTAGTACTCGTGCAGCACCATGCCGTCGTACTCGAAGCCGAAGCGGCGCCGGCGGTCGGTGTACGCGGCGGTGCCGCCCTGGCCGTTGGCCCGCATGTCGGCGAGCTCCTTGTGCAGGGCATTGGCGTTGTTGACGTAGCCGACGTACAGATTCCAGTGATCGTTGATCTGGTCGTCCGAGATGCCGTTGAGGCCGGACGGTTTCAGTTCTTCGCGGACGGAGTAAACGGACATTCTGGCCCCTCCTGGTTTTCCTGAGCGTAAAGTGGGTAAATCCCCAAGGGGTCGGTCGAAATCGTTTTCGGATCGATGAAAAAGATGATTATAGACCCGGATAGAGTTTTCCGACAATGGCGCCGGGCCGTTAAAATCCTTGCGCCCGTGTTGGCTAGCCCGAAAAGGCAGGGTAAACTCTCCCATTTTGCCCGGAGCTTCTGCCCATGCCGAGCTCGCACCTGATGGATACCTACAAACGGCTTCCCGTGGCCTTCGAGAGCGGTAGCGGGGCGACCCTGGTGGATACCGAGGGGCGCGAATACCTGGACGCGGTGAGCGGCATCGCCGTATGCGGCCTCGGCCATGCGCATCCGGCGGTGACCGGGGCGCTGTGCGAGCAGGCGGACCGGCTGGTGCACACCTCCAACCTGTACGGCGTTCCCCTGCAGGAGGAGGTGGGCACCGAGCTTGCGCGTCTCTCCGGCATGGACCGGGTCTTCTTCGCCAATTCCGGCGCCGAGGCCAACGAGGCGGCCATCAAGCTGGCCCGCCGCTTCGGCCATGCCCGGGAGATCGAGCGCCCGGAGATCGTGGTCATGCAGGGCAGCTTCCACGGCCGCACCCTGGCCACCCTCACCGCCACCGGCAACCGCAAGGTGCAGGCGGGCTTCGAGCCCCTCGTCCCGGGCTTCAAGCGCATCCCCTACAACGACCTGGAAGCCGTGGAGCGGGTGGGCTCCGAGAGCACCGTGGCGGTGCTGGTGGAGCCCATCCAGGGCGAGGGCGGGGTAGTAACGCCCGACCCCGAATACCTGGCCGGCCTGCGGCGGCTCTGCGACGAGCACGGCTGGCTGCTCATGCTGGACGAGGTGCAGACCGGCATGGGCCGCACCGGCGCCTGGTTCGCCTTCCAGCACGCGGGTATCCGGCCCGACGTGGTGACCGTGGCCAAGGCCCTGGGCAATGGCGTGCCGGTGGGGGCCATGCTGGCCACCGAGTCCGCGGCCTCGCTATTCGGGCCCGGCACGCACGCCACCACCTTCGGCGGCAATCCCCTCGCCATGGCCGCGGTGCGCGCCGTTCTCCGCACCATCGAGCGGGAGGACCTGGTGGCCGGGGCGGCGGAGATCGGCACCTATCTGCAGGACCGGCTCCGGGAGACGGTGGGCCGCCGCGAGGCGGTGCGGGAGATCCGGGGCCGGGGGCTCATGATCGGCATCGAGGTGGAGGCGGATCTCAGCGGGCTGGTGCAGCGGGCCCTGGACCACGGCCTGCTGATCAACGTCACCGCCGAGCGGGTCATCCGTCTGCTGCCGCCCCTGATCCTGAGCCGCGAGCAGGCCGACCGCATCGCCGAGGGCCTGGACTACCTGCTGGGAGAGATCCTGTGAGCCCCCGCCATTTCCTGCGCCTGGACGATCTCTCCGCCGCGGAGCTGGAGGCGTTGCTGGCCCGGGCCGGGGAGCTGAAGAAGGAGCGGCGCGCGGGACAGGGGCACCCCGTGCTGGCGGGCAGGATCCTGGGTCTGCTCTTCGAGAAGCCCTCCACCCGCACCCGGGTCTCCTTCGAGTCCGGCATCTACCAGCTCGGCGGCTACGGGATGTTCCTCTCCCATAACGACATGCAGCTGGGACGCGGCGAGCCCATCGGCGACACGGCGGAGGTGGTGTCGCGCATGGTGGACGGCATCATGATCCGCACCTTCGGCCACGAGCGCATCACCGAATTCGCCGCGGCCAGTCACGTTCCGGTGATCAACGGCCTTACCGACCGCTTCCATCCCTGCCAGGTGCTCACCGACCTGTTCACCTGGTACGAGCTGCGCGGCTCCATGGCCGGCCGCACCGTGGCCTGGATCGGCGACGGCAACAACATGGCCCACTCCTGGATCAACGCCGCCCGGCTGCTCGATTTCGAGCTGCGGATCGCCTGTCCGGAGGGCTTCGACCCGGAGCCCGACGTGGTGGCCGCGGCCGGCTCCAACGTCCAGGTGCTGCGCGACCCCGCCCAGGCGGCGCGTGACGCGGACATCGTGACCACCGATGTCTGGGCGAGCATGGGCCAGGAGGAGGAGCGGGCAGCCCGCGAGCGGGCCTTCGGCGCCTATCGCGTGGATGCCGCGCTCATGGGCGCGGCCAAGGCCGATGCAATGTTCATGCACTGCCTGCCTGCCCACCGCGGCGAGGAAGTGGACGCCGAGGTACTGGAGGGGCCGCAGAGCGTGGTCTGGGAGGAAGCGGAAAACCGGCTGCACGCCCAGAAGGCGCTCATGGAGCTGCTGATGGGCTAGGGTCTGTTCGCCACCGCCCGGTGGAGGCATGTAAAACGGCGGCGGCCCCGATGGGCCGCCGCCGTTTTTTTCGAGAACGCGGAGCCCGGCGCTTACTGGCTCTGCTGGCCTTTCAGGACCTCCTCGAGGGAGCGGCGTTCATAGCCTTCGGGGGCCTTGAACAGCGCCGGATCGAGGTCCACACCGGACTTGATCTTGAGGATCTCGCTGTTGCCGCCGTCGGGCTTGGTGGTACGCATGGCGAGGCCGATATCCCGGAATCGCTCTCCCAGGTGCTCCAGGGCCCGGTCGCACGGCTTGGGCTGGGACTGCCGGCCGCTTTTGCCCTGCCTGGAAAGCATCTCGAACACCCGGACGGCGTCATCTCCGCCCGCATCGGCGAGGGCCTTCGGGGAGGCCAGGACCTTTCCGCAGCGTTTCCCGTTGAAGTGCACGTCGTAACGGGTGGTGGAATAGCCGGCCACTTCGGGGCCGCTGCCTTTTTCCCGCAGTTCGATGTCGGCCGCGGAGAACTCGTCGGAAGGTTCCGCGGCGGGCATTTCCACGATCTGCTTCCGGGGGCCGTTCACGAACAGGCGATCCCCTTCGGAGGCGTCGAAGAGCATGTAGAAGCCATCGGTCGAAGGGTTCACCCGCACCTTGTCCCCCGTCAGCAGCATTTCCGAACGGCCTTCGGCATGCTTCATGAAGATCCGGGTTCCGGCCTGGGCCGGAGCGGCCAGCGCCACGGCCAGGAAAACGGCGAACAGCATGTGCATCGGTTTAGGCATCCAGGCCTCCCTGCGGAAAGGTTCGTCGATGGTTGGTGTGTCGGGGGCGATACTAACAGCCATTCCGCGGGAAAGGCCCATACCTTTTTGCCTCCCGGCGCAGAACGGCCCCGGGTCCCCCTCCTATGACCGCCTCCAGTGTACCCCAAGGCGGGCGACGCCGGTCCGCCGGGCACCGGCCTATACGAATTCGATTCCCGGCGGCGGCGTATGTTTCCGGGGCACGCCTTCAAGGGGGCTGGAACAGGAGGAGGTAATAGCCGCTGTTGTAGGTGGCGTGCAGGGTGATGGGGGCGGAGAGCCGCCCGTAGCGGTCCTTGAAGTATCCGAAAAGCAGCGAGGGGAGGAAGACGCCGGCGGCCCAGAGCGGCGGATGGCCGGGGAAATGGAGCGCGGAGAAGGCGGCGCTCGTGGCCAGGTTGGCGCTGGACAAGGGCCCCCGGGGAACCGTCGGCAGGCGGCGGGCGAGCGCTTCCTGCAGGAGGCCGCGGAATAGCACCTCCTCGGCTACCGGATAGAGCAGGGCGAGGCTCAGGAATAGCCCGGGACGCTCCAGAGCCCACTCCGGGCGGGCCGGGGAAAAGCCCGCGGCCAGCAGCAGGAGCCAGAAGAGGGGCCCGGCCGCCAGGGCGGCCCGGAAACGTGGATCGCCGAGCATGCCCGGAGCATAGCCCAGGGGGGAGCCGGATGCAGCCCCGGAGCCGGGCGGCTACGGGGTGGGCAAGGCCTCCCGGCGGCTGCGCCAGGCTTCCGGAATGCCTTCCGGACCCACCGCCAGGGCCGCGACGCCGCCGGCGATGGCGCAGGTGGTGTCCCGGTCGCCGCCCCCGGAGACGGTGGCCCAGAGGGTCTCGGTGAAATCGCCGAGGTGGCGGGCGGCGCACCAAAGGGCGAAGGGGACGGTATCGGCGGCGAGCAACTGACTGCCGTTGCCCAGCGTGGCCACGGCCTGACCGATGGGGGCCACTGGGGGCAGTGCCGCGGCGGTCTCCAGTCCGCGCCGGAGCGGGCCCTCCGGAGTGGCGGCCAGGGCCGCCCCCAGTAGGTCCGGCTCGGGGTCGCGTGCCGCCGCCGCGGCGGCGGCCACGGCGATGGCTCCGGCGCGACCCTCGGTATGGGCGTGCGTGACCCGTGCGGAGCGGTCGGCCTGCTCCCGCAGGGCCTCCCGGCTTCCGGCGAAGAAGGCGCCCAGCGGGGCGGCCCGCATGGCGCCGCCGTTACCCATGGAGCCCGCGCCCCCGAAGGCTGCGCCGGCCAGCTCCCGCCAATCGCCGCCTTCGGCAACGGCCTCCAGGAGGCGTTTCGCGCCGGGGCCGTAGCCGCGCCCGGGGGAGGCCGCGTGGTCGCGGGAGAAGACGGCGGCGAGCCGGTCGGGATGGATCTCCCCGTCCTCGCGCAGCACCTCGAAAATCCCCAGGGCCATGGCCGTGTCGTCCGTCCAGGTCCAGGGGCCGTCGGGAAGCGGGCGCCCGCCGCGCGCCAAGTCCTCGGCGAGCTCCGCGGCGAAGAACCGCTCGCCGAAGGCGTCGCCCACGGAAAGTCCTTCCAGGGCCAGGCGGGCTCGCCCGATCGGGGAATCCGGCGCGGCTTCCATGTCGCGGCCTACTTGCCGAAGCCGCCCTTGCAGTTGGGGGACTGCAGGGACTCGGGATTCTGGGCCCGCCACTCCTCGGGGGTCATGGTGTGCATGGACAGCGCGTGCACGCCGCCGGCCAGCTCCTCGGACAGCGCCTTGTTCACGGCGCGCTGCCGGGCCACTTTCTTCTCCCCCTCGAAGGCCTCGGAAACGATGTAGACCTTGAAATGGGATTCCGATCCGGGCGGCACGTTGTGCATGTAGCTCTCGTTGATCACCTCCAGGTGCTCGGGGGTGAAGGCGGAGCGCAGCTTGTCCTCTATGGTGGCTTGTACGGTCATTGTGTGCGCTTACTCCTATAGCGGTTGTACGGCCTTGCC
This Thiohalorhabdus sp. Cl-TMA DNA region includes the following protein-coding sequences:
- the argF gene encoding ornithine carbamoyltransferase, which encodes MSPRHFLRLDDLSAAELEALLARAGELKKERRAGQGHPVLAGRILGLLFEKPSTRTRVSFESGIYQLGGYGMFLSHNDMQLGRGEPIGDTAEVVSRMVDGIMIRTFGHERITEFAAASHVPVINGLTDRFHPCQVLTDLFTWYELRGSMAGRTVAWIGDGNNMAHSWINAARLLDFELRIACPEGFDPEPDVVAAAGSNVQVLRDPAQAARDADIVTTDVWASMGQEEERAARERAFGAYRVDAALMGAAKADAMFMHCLPAHRGEEVDAEVLEGPQSVVWEEAENRLHAQKALMELLMG
- the mrtJ gene encoding JDVT-CTERM system glutamic-type intramembrane protease MrtJ translates to MLGDPRFRAALAAGPLFWLLLLAAGFSPARPEWALERPGLFLSLALLYPVAEEVLFRGLLQEALARRLPTVPRGPLSSANLATSAAFSALHFPGHPPLWAAGVFLPSLLFGYFKDRYGRLSAPITLHATYNSGYYLLLFQPP
- a CDS encoding BolA family protein, with amino-acid sequence MTVQATIEDKLRSAFTPEHLEVINESYMHNVPPGSESHFKVYIVSEAFEGEKKVARQRAVNKALSEELAGGVHALSMHTMTPEEWRAQNPESLQSPNCKGGFGK
- a CDS encoding superoxide dismutase, producing MSVYSVREELKPSGLNGISDDQINDHWNLYVGYVNNANALHKELADMRANGQGGTAAYTDRRRRFGFEYDGMVLHEYYFGNLKAGVSRNDGGAFSKAVAEQFGSFDAWVEDFKTCGKSRGIGWAIAYYDPATGQINNHFIQHHEDGHIAGFAPLAIMDCFEHAWMVDHGAGGRGAYIDAVVENLNWDILDARTEAAQEGKIWKRF
- a CDS encoding aspartate aminotransferase family protein translates to MPSSHLMDTYKRLPVAFESGSGATLVDTEGREYLDAVSGIAVCGLGHAHPAVTGALCEQADRLVHTSNLYGVPLQEEVGTELARLSGMDRVFFANSGAEANEAAIKLARRFGHAREIERPEIVVMQGSFHGRTLATLTATGNRKVQAGFEPLVPGFKRIPYNDLEAVERVGSESTVAVLVEPIQGEGGVVTPDPEYLAGLRRLCDEHGWLLMLDEVQTGMGRTGAWFAFQHAGIRPDVVTVAKALGNGVPVGAMLATESAASLFGPGTHATTFGGNPLAMAAVRAVLRTIEREDLVAGAAEIGTYLQDRLRETVGRREAVREIRGRGLMIGIEVEADLSGLVQRALDHGLLINVTAERVIRLLPPLILSREQADRIAEGLDYLLGEIL
- a CDS encoding ADP-ribosylglycohydrolase family protein — protein: MEAAPDSPIGRARLALEGLSVGDAFGERFFAAELAEDLARGGRPLPDGPWTWTDDTAMALGIFEVLREDGEIHPDRLAAVFSRDHAASPGRGYGPGAKRLLEAVAEGGDWRELAGAAFGGAGSMGNGGAMRAAPLGAFFAGSREALREQADRSARVTHAHTEGRAGAIAVAAAAAAARDPEPDLLGAALAATPEGPLRRGLETAAALPPVAPIGQAVATLGNGSQLLAADTVPFALWCAARHLGDFTETLWATVSGGGDRDTTCAIAGGVAALAVGPEGIPEAWRSRREALPTP